One part of the Phragmites australis chromosome 3, lpPhrAust1.1, whole genome shotgun sequence genome encodes these proteins:
- the LOC133913161 gene encoding uncharacterized protein LOC133913161 produces MLRVSEDGGRRREAHAAGYGELGRALLDLQAAADQVFDAVSKRTAEEREKLSAISRRIKDAKAKIKALSQSEEPLTIVSPAQHPSCCTKQEDFRPLFHDNGGLPIANITVNGEFNREYGLEGTLELFQFFSEENCDYPSKATDKLPKTKDSTYLENLLEAANHPASGNHLASQYDTKSEELPPPPPSLLPKHLRSRRSDDVRVESDVSPASP; encoded by the exons ATGCTGCGGGTGTCGGAGGACGGGGGCCGGCGCCGGGAGGCCCACGCCGCCGGGTACGGCGagctcggccgcgccctcctcGACCTGCAGGCCGCCGCTGACCAGGTCTTCGACGCCGTCTCCAAGCGA ACCGCCGAGGAGCGTGAGAAGCTATCGGCCATTTCCAGGAGGATCAAAGATGCCAAA GCTAAGATCAAAGCTTTATCTCAGTCAGAGGAACCACTCACAATTGTATCACCAGCACAGCATCCTTCATGTTGTACTAAACAAGAAGACTTCAGACCACTGTTTCACGACAATGGTGGGTTGCCGATAGCAAATATTACTGTAAACGGAGAATTCAACAGA GAATATGGGCTAGAAGGCACCCTTGAACTCTTCCAGTTTTTCTCTGAGGAGAACTGTGATTATCCTTCAAAA GCTACAGATAAACTTCCCAAAACAAAAGATAGCACATATTTAGAGAATCTTTTGGAGGCAGCAAA CCATCCAGCTTCGGGGAACCATTTGGCGTCTCAGTATGACACGAAGAGTGAGGAactgccacctccaccaccaagtCTACTACCAAAACACCTT agATCTCGGAGATCAGATGATGTTAGAGTCGAATCAGATGTGAGTCCAGCCAGTCCATGA